One Pleuronectes platessa chromosome 9, fPlePla1.1, whole genome shotgun sequence genomic region harbors:
- the alpi.2 gene encoding intestinal-type alkaline phosphatase has translation MAQRHKLLLTGLLIFISVPWTWCDLEEELHASYWNNKGREALHTALNVQPNNHQAKNVILFLGDGMGMPTVTAARILKGQLAGKSGEETSLVMDTFPHLALSKTYNVDQQMPDSAGTATAYLCGVKANYGTLGVTAATPRYNCSATYGNEVNSVLYRAKQAGKSVGIVTTTRVQHASPGANYAHTANRGWYSDAELTEEAVQNGCRDIAHQLINNVEIDVILGGGRRYMFPKNMRDPEYPTNTGDRLDGRNLVSEWLKDKKKATYVWNKAEFDAVKPAKTDFLMGLFEPKDCRYELERDPSMDPSLSEMMEKAIKILRKNPKGFYLFVEDNGRIDHGHHAGKAIRALTEAVELDRAIGRAAELTSELDTLSVVTADHSHVFAFGGYSARGNSVLGVSRSLGEDKKRFTTAVYGNGPGFQIANGTRPDVNESLASGKDYRQQATVPLDSETHGIEDVAIFAKGPMSHLFHGVQEQSYIAHVMAYAACLEPYDNCRLPPPNHAGAISPSLLLLLLGLLLLLSPYSV, from the exons ATGGCTCAGAGACATAAGCTCCTTTTGACTGGATTATTGATTTTCATCTCGGTGCCATGGACTTGGTGTGATTTAG AAGAAGAGCTCCATGCCAGCTACTGGAACAACAAAGGGAGGGAGGCGCTTCACACTGCCCTGAACGTTCAGCCGAACAACCACCAGGCCAAGAACGTCATCCTCTTCCTGGGGGACG GTATGGGGATGCCGACGGTGACGGCTGCTCGGATCCTCAAAGGCCAGTTGGCAGGAAAATCAGGGGAGGAGACCAGCCTGGTCATGGATACCTTTCCTCACCTGGCCTTGTCAAAG ACGTACAATGTTGACCAGCAGATGCCCGACAGCGCTGGCACAGCCACAGCTTACTTATGTGGGGTGAAGGCTAACTACGGCACCCTGGGGGTCACCGCCGCCACCCCGAGGTACAACTGCAGCGCCACCTATGGGAATGAAGTCAATTCAGTTCTGTACCGTGCCAAGCAAGCAG gaaaATCTGTGGGCATCGTCACAACAACTCGAGTGCAGCACGCCTCTCCTGGTGCCAACTACGCTCACACTGCTAACAGAGGCTGGTACTCTGACGCCGAACTCACGGAAGAGGCCGTCCAGAACGGATGTCGTGACATCGCACATCAGCTGATCAACAACGTAGAAATAGAT GTCATTCTTGGTGGAGGTCGTCGGTACATGTTTCCCAAAAACATGAGAGACCCAGAGTATCCAACGAATACAGGAGACCGACTGGACGGACGGAATCTTGTTAGTGAGTGGCTTAAGGACAAAAAG AAAGCTACATATGTTTGGAACAAAGCTGAATTTGATGCCGTCAAACCTGCCAAAACAGACTTCCTGATGG GTCTTTTTGAGCCCAAAGACTGTCGCTATGAGTTGGAGCGGGATCCCTCCATGGACCCATCGCTCTCTGAGATGATGGAGAAAGCAATAAAGATTCTCAGAAAGAACCCCAAGGGCTTTTACCTCTTTGTGGAAGATAA CGGGAGAATTGACCATGGGCACCACGCTGGCAAGGCCATAAGAGCTCTGACCGAGGCCGTGGAGCTGGACCGGGCGATCGGGCGAGCAGCTGAACTCACCAGTGAACTGGACACCCTGTCTGTGGTCACCGCGGACCACTCCCACGTCTTTGCCTTCGGAGGCTATTCTGCCAGAGGAAACTccgtgttag GGGTGTCTCGCTCATTGGGGGAAGACAAGAAGCGCTTCACTACTGCTGTTTATGGGAACGGACCCGGATTCCAGATTGCCAACGGAACTCGCCCAGATGTGAATGAGTCACTTGCTT CGGGTAAAGATTACCGTCAGCAGGCTACAGTCCCTCTGGATTCAGAGACCCATGGCATAGAGGATGTAGCCATCTTTGCCAAAGGTCCAATGTCGCACCTCTTCCACGGTGTCCAGGAGCAGAGCTACATCGCCCATGTCATGGCTTACGCTGCCTGTCTGGAGCCCTACGACAACTGCAGGCTGCCCCCACCCAACCACGCCGGAGCCATCAGCCCgagcctgctgctcctcctgctgggcctcctcctcctcctgtcaccCTACTCAGTCTGA
- the ankle1 gene encoding ankyrin repeat and LEM domain-containing protein 1, giving the protein MDRRKRSLEGQLCKAVNDGEPRLVQLLLSQGARPDLLASKGVAAIHLAVGKETEKNMRCLKMMLEFGSDPNIRSSEGLTPLHIAALWGCYQNLKMLLMNGGDPNIKDNEGNTPGQLAVQQENRKCALVLQEHQASSVDTEEEDLPHFQYSVYSDQTDTSSYPASDSSFSSHSSMMSDSSEALLSSTRRSSFFNLANMNGRPGCRGFSYNRLSDVDSMRYHNQDWNNSFAPWAAEGPSILSSTRMSAVGLAAPMPILKEDDLLTNDDVFKSKANEHADYRISPSRRDTLPALHSRRTSRKSVTFRNVDEFFPVFSPESPKQQHTVDSSQCTSNLTFDLSDYSGFLDSERMATVLHKQGIDVTSPDHVYVFSRESSTSTEEDMEKTVLRHCALQESDGEEERESVKEAQVNVAEQPAQPCGSNSSGTASSDYSSCDSDHYTSALDASALHPAEEEASVRHESGKKTEISTDSDTECMWRAGNLTPVKPRMDSEPDTTDHLQKILDKLSLCDIKSPNNEAFASNRPVVDTSSEGRVDEEATTLTTDAESDVVQVLEEVAELPFTPSPFVTGRTRSRLSRCSLRTSKTHESLLLTSSLFEETLPSPVRTRHQTPRSRSSIDYYSSPHVTHYTPSYSGSSTGGDSLPADCKDTQSCTLRAGSGVSHSQEDTIILSKSVTESQTLSDTVLLGKDQDSVMDAYELNLAEVVLAMRGQDRDVAKGLDFMTDDVTSTDEATTKGNVHDNPDEARSDGVGNEDVWITEDCSSQPDSVSSSSSSSYFSPRRSRDGSDPASTPGTGCTPRYSISRLSGCRRPQHLANLSYTPGGRPLIQDLEEPVEYLYTDTEQGHKLIETHVPPTADTSLSSSMSASSSEDTILYDWRLVQTELTSSRGKENQKPPTVIKKEKQDEGESHFLPDTKGLTDKDLRSRLLELGESPGPISSRTRPTYMKRLRRLMQEAQSPHHQKLLDQPHTGDSGFSPELCRALKTFQLPDCQTDEQDLCQQFDQPDQNRKWREGVIKSSFNYLLLDPRVTKNLPFRSHTMNPQEGFQAFVNAIFYVGKGKRSRPYSHLYEALEYFRGDKTCKKLCPKVQHILQVWEAGQGVVSLHCFQNVIPVEAFTREACMVEAIGLKMLTNQKRGDFYGVASNWPVKRKRELGVHMLSRAMQIFLAEGERQLRPADIRQ; this is encoded by the exons ATGGATCGAAGGAAGAGAAGCCTGGAGGGTCAACTCTGTAAAGCTGTGAACGATGGAGAACCCAG atTGGTGCAGCTGCTTCTTTCACAAGGTGCTCGTCCCGACCTGTTGGCTTCTAAAGGGGTCGCAGCGATACACCTGGCTGTTGGCAAGGAAACAGAGAAGAACATGCGTTGCTTGAAAATGATGCTGGAATTTGGATCGGACCCCAATATTAG GTCGTCCGAGGGCCTGACTCCTCTTCACATTGCTGCACTGTGGGGATGTTACCAAAATCTGAAGATGCTCTTGATGAATGGAGGAGACCCAAACATCAAAGACAAT GAAGGGAATACACCAGGGCAGCTTGCAGTGCAACAGGAGAATCGGAAATGTGCCCTGGTCCTCCAGGAACACCAGGCCAGCTCagtagacacagaggaggaggacttaCCTCACTTTCAATACT CTGTGTATTCAGACCAAACCGACACGTCCAGCTACCCTGCGTccgactccagcttcagctcccaCTCCTCTATGATGAGCGACTCCAGTGAAGCCCTGTTGAGCAGCACTCGGCGCTCATCATTCTTTAACCTGGCTAACATGAACGGGAGGCCAGGCTGCCGAGGATTTTCATATAACAGACTTTCTGATGTGGACTCAATGAGATATCACAACCAGGACTGGAACAATTCCTTTGCACCCTGGGCAGCTGAGGGTCCCTCCATTCTATCAAGCACTCGCATGTCTGCAGTGGGCCTGGCAGCTCCAATGCCGATCCTTAAGGAGGATGATTTATTAACAAACGATGATGTGTTCAAGTCAAAAGCAAACGAACATGCTGACTATAGAATCTCTCCCTCCCGAAGAGACACTCTTCCAGCACTTCACTCGCGGCGAACAAGTCGCAAGAGCGTGACCTTCAGGAATGTCGATGAATTTTTCCCGGTGTTTAGTCCCGAATCTCCCAAACAGCAGCACACTGTCGACAGCAGCCAGTGCACCAGCaacttaacctttgacctctctgATTACTCTGGCTTCCTGGATTCAGAACGCATGGCCACTGTTTTACACAAGCAGGGAATCGACGTCACATCGCCGGATCATGTCTATGTTTTCAGCAGGGAGAGCAGCACGAGCACAGAAGAGGACATGGAGAAAACAGTCCTCAGACATTGTGCTTTGCAAGAGAGTGAtggtgaagaggagagggaaagtGTAAAAGAGGCTCAGGTTAATGTAGCTGAACAGCCCGCACAGCCCTGTGGGAGCAATAGCAGCGGCACGGCTAGTAGTGATTACAGTAGCTGTGACAGTGACCATTACACCAGTGCTCTGGATGCGTCTGCTTTACACCCGGCTGAGGAGGAGGCGTCTGTCAGGCATGAATCTGGCAAAAAGACTGAGATTTCTACAGACTCTGATACTGAATGTATGTGGCGAGCTGGGAATCTCACACCCGTTAAACCCCGGATGGATTCAGAACCTGACACTACAGACCATTTACAGAAAATCCTTGATAAACTGTCCCTGTGTGACATAAAATCCCCAAACAATGAAGCATTTGCATCTAACAGACCTGTTGTGGACACTTCAAGTGAAGGCAGAGTTGATGAGGAGGCTACTACGCTAACGACAGATGCCGAATCTGATGTAGTTCAGGTTTTAGAGGAAGTAGCCGAACTCCCGTTCACACCGAGTCCTTTCGTAACTGGAAGGACTCGCTCCAGGTTGAGTCGCTGCTCACTGAGAACAAGCAAAACGCACGAGAGCCTCCTTCTCACTTCGTCTCTGTTTGAGGAAACCCTGCCTTCGCCAGTTCGAACACGCCACCAGACGCCCAGGTCTCGGAGCAGTATAGACTATTACAGCTCCCCACATGTGACTCATTATACGCCATCATATTCGGGGAGTAGCACAGGAGGAGACTCCTTACCTGCAGATTGCAAGGACACGCAGTCCTGCACCCTGAGAGCTGGTTCAGGTGTTAGCCACAGCCAAGAGGacaccatcatcctctccaAGAGTGTAACTGAATCACAGACTTTATCAGATACAGTCTTACTGGGTAAAGACCAGGACTCTGTAATGGATGCTTATGAATTAAACCTCGCTGAGGTTGTGCTTGCTATGCGAGGACAAGACAGGGATGTTGCTAAAGGTTTAGATTTTATGACCGATGATGTGACGAGTACAGATGAGGCAACAACGAAGGGGAACGTACACGATAACCCTGACGAGGCCAGAAGCGACGGCGTAGGAAACGAAGATGTCTGGATCACTGAGGACTGCAGCTCTCAGCCGGACTCTGTGTCGTCTTCATCCAGCTCCAGTTACTTTTCCCCCAGGAGGTCCAGGGACGGCTCTGACCCGGCGAGCACCCCAGGCACAGGATGCACCCCGAGGTACAGCATCAGCCGACTGTCGGGCTGTCGCAGGCCTCAGCACCTGGCCAACCTGTCTTACACACCCGGAGGCCGTCCGCTCATTCAGGACCTGGAAGAGCCGGTGGAGTACCTGTACACCGATACAGAACAGGGCCACAAATTGATCGAGACCCACGTCCCACCGACTGCGGACACCTCGCTCAGCTCCAGCATGAGCGCCAGCAGCAGCGAGGACACCATCCTTTATGACTGGCGCTTGGTGCAGACCGAATTgacgagcagcagaggaaaggaGAACCAGAAGCCTCCGACGgtgataaagaaagagaaacaggatGAGGGGGAGAGTCATTTCTTGCCCGACACTAAAGGGTTAACGGACAAGGATCTGAGATCGAGGCTCCTGGAGCTGGGGGAGAGTCCGGGTCCGATCAGCAGCCGCACCCGGCCCACATACATGAAGAGGCTGCGCCGCCTGATGCAGGAGGCCCAATCCCCACATCACCAGAAGCTATTAGACCAGCCGCACACAG GTGATTCCGGTTTCAGTCCCGAGTTGTGTCGGGCCCTGAAGACCTTCCAGCTGCCTGACTGTCAGACTGACGAGCAGGATCTATGTCAGCAGTTTGACCAACCAGAtcagaacaggaagtggagggaggGCGTCATCAAGTCCAGCTTCAACTACCTGCTGCTCGATCCAAG AGTGACGAAGAACCTCCCGTTCCGCAGCCACACCATGAATCCACAGGAGGGTTTCCAGGCTTTTGTCAACGCCATATTTTATGTGGGGAAGGGGAAACGCTCCCGGCCTTACAGCCACCTGTACGAGGCTCTAGAGTACTTCAGAGGGGACAAGACCTGCAAG AAACTGTGCCCCAAAGTGCAGCACATCCTCCAGGTGTGGGAGGCCGGGCAGGGCGTCGTCTCTCTGCATTGTTTCCAGAACGTTATTCCAGTGGAGGCCTTCACTAGAGAGGCCTGTATGGTGGAGGCCATCG GTCTGAAGATGCTCACCAATCAGAAGCGAGGTGATTTTTATGGCGTGGCGTCCAACTGGCCGGTGAAGCGTAAACGGGAGCTGGGCGTCCATATGCTCTCCCGGGCCATGCAGATCTTCCTGGCTGAGGGCGAGAGGCAGCTCAGACCGGCAGACATCAGGCAGTAG